The Desulfopila inferna genome has a segment encoding these proteins:
- a CDS encoding RHS repeat domain-containing protein, with translation MLDSSFLASEPTDRTFPGARETFYKYDAKGRLMAQQDANGNITAREYDGLDRVTAVALQGPHCK, from the coding sequence CGCGTCAGAACCTACGGACCGCACCTTCCCCGGCGCCAGGGAAACCTTTTATAAATATGATGCCAAAGGCAGGCTCATGGCCCAGCAGGACGCCAACGGCAACATCACCGCCAGGGAATACGACGGACTCGATAGGGTAACGGCCGTGGCTCTGCAGGGACCACACTGCAAATAA